In Candidatus Limnocylindrales bacterium, a single window of DNA contains:
- a CDS encoding molecular chaperone TorD family protein: MKTETDLHPFQLSDEIDLALCRSALYEALALGFRSPNAETLERLVAEEQNTDLAEITWILDVAFKRRGEITLPLHIYILKLRSCTDAQSLETLKNSYNFLFGHTAQPKVPPYETEYGEETLFQQPQELGDIAGFYKAFGLEWNSEQHERVDHISGECEFLSFLTRKEAYALEQQDAFTVVETRKAQKLFLKDHLGRFVPSFSNLLSREDPDGFYGTLGKICDEFIRRECHQYDIPFGSKQLRLRPTLITDECFTCGPGDDLIREISCADTSNE; encoded by the coding sequence ATGAAAACCGAAACCGACCTTCACCCTTTTCAATTGTCAGATGAGATTGATCTCGCTTTGTGCCGCAGCGCCCTCTATGAAGCCCTGGCTTTAGGGTTTCGTTCACCGAATGCTGAAACCTTGGAACGTTTGGTAGCAGAGGAACAGAATACGGATCTGGCCGAAATTACCTGGATATTAGATGTTGCCTTCAAAAGAAGGGGCGAGATAACGCTGCCCCTTCATATCTACATCCTCAAGTTAAGATCCTGTACAGACGCTCAAAGTCTGGAAACGTTGAAAAACTCGTACAATTTCCTCTTTGGACATACTGCCCAACCTAAGGTACCCCCCTACGAAACAGAATATGGAGAGGAAACCTTATTTCAACAACCTCAAGAGCTGGGGGATATTGCCGGATTTTATAAAGCCTTTGGATTAGAATGGAACTCTGAGCAACATGAGCGGGTAGATCATATCAGTGGGGAATGCGAGTTTCTCTCTTTTCTGACACGGAAAGAAGCTTATGCCCTGGAACAGCAAGACGCCTTTACAGTGGTAGAAACTCGCAAAGCTCAAAAGTTGTTTCTAAAGGACCATCTGGGGCGCTTTGTGCCCTCCTTCTCCAACTTGCTGAGCCGGGAAGACCCGGATGGCTTTTATGGAACCCTGGGTAAGATATGTGATGAATTTATACGGCGGGAATGCCATCAGTACGACATACCCTTTGGTTCAAAGCAATTACGCCTTCGACCCACCCTGATCACCGATGAGTGTTTTACCTGTGGTCCTGGCGATGATCTCATTCGAGAAATCTCCTGTGCA
- a CDS encoding 4Fe-4S dicluster domain-containing protein, whose translation MPKVYNWQLGRNMEYPHEAAFPKRQFAFVFNINRCIACQSCTMACKSTWTFSKGQEHMWWANVETKPYGGYPQFWDMKILKLLEEANPGGQVWSKKDGTFQFEGQTIFEAAKKKLTPESSRVLGYLPEDHEWNSPNIYEDNPKGPKGQPFQWDKEGAQLPVHKTWFFYLARICNHCTYPGCLAACPRNAIYKRPEDGIVLVDQSECRGYRKCVEACPYKKVMYRGNTRISEKCIACYPRVEGNDPESNGKPMETRCMAACIGQIRLQGLVKMNPDGTWAEDRYNPIYYLVHVAKVALPLYPQFGTAPNGYYIPPRWVPRPYLYQMFGPGVDEAIERYMNPDRELLAVLQLFRRSNLIIFSYKFEEGPKIFEGTLRGKPVTIYNDTVIAYGKEGEELFRTTVEEPVYERPAQHANSI comes from the coding sequence ATGCCTAAAGTATATAATTGGCAATTAGGTCGTAACATGGAATATCCCCATGAAGCGGCCTTTCCCAAAAGGCAGTTTGCCTTTGTTTTCAATATCAATCGTTGCATTGCCTGTCAGAGCTGTACCATGGCTTGTAAGTCTACCTGGACTTTCAGCAAGGGCCAGGAACACATGTGGTGGGCTAACGTGGAGACCAAACCTTACGGAGGCTATCCTCAATTTTGGGACATGAAGATTCTCAAACTTTTGGAGGAAGCCAATCCAGGTGGTCAAGTATGGTCGAAAAAAGATGGAACCTTTCAATTTGAAGGTCAAACCATCTTTGAAGCTGCCAAAAAGAAACTTACCCCCGAAAGCTCCAGGGTTTTAGGTTACTTGCCGGAAGACCATGAGTGGAATTCCCCTAATATCTATGAAGACAATCCCAAAGGACCCAAAGGCCAACCCTTTCAATGGGATAAAGAAGGCGCACAACTACCGGTTCATAAAACCTGGTTTTTTTATCTTGCCCGAATCTGTAATCACTGTACATACCCGGGATGCCTGGCCGCCTGTCCCCGCAATGCCATTTACAAACGGCCAGAGGACGGAATCGTATTGGTGGATCAGAGTGAATGCCGTGGCTATCGTAAGTGTGTAGAAGCCTGTCCGTACAAAAAAGTTATGTACAGGGGTAACACCCGAATTTCCGAGAAGTGTATTGCTTGCTATCCAAGGGTCGAAGGAAATGATCCCGAATCAAACGGTAAACCCATGGAAACCCGATGTATGGCTGCCTGCATCGGTCAGATCCGCTTACAAGGCCTGGTGAAAATGAATCCCGATGGGACCTGGGCAGAAGATCGCTATAACCCGATTTACTATCTGGTCCATGTGGCTAAGGTGGCCTTGCCCTTATATCCCCAATTCGGAACCGCCCCTAACGGCTACTATATTCCGCCCCGATGGGTCCCACGACCTTATTTATACCAGATGTTTGGACCCGGTGTGGATGAAGCTATCGAACGGTATATGAATCCTGATCGTGAGCTCCTGGCTGTGTTACAGTTATTTAGACGATCTAACTTAATTATTTTCAGCTACAAGTTTGAGGAAGGTCCTAAAATCTTTGAAGGAACTCTACGTGGAAAACCGGTCACCATTTACAATGACACGGTTATAGCTTATGGCAAAGAAGGAGAAGAACTCTTTCGTACAACCGTCGAAGAGCCTGTATATGAACGACCTGCCCAACATGCTAATTCTATTTGA